The following coding sequences lie in one Oceanicola sp. 502str15 genomic window:
- a CDS encoding TRAP transporter small permease → MIQTLLRGAVGVLGLIALGSYCFGIIARYAFAGLAPDWVEEVTVFALLWGVLIAGFLLVLGNRHLTAGIVSRFPAGPRRLLQRFGFAVALAFCAYMAWQGLALVKLDARLMEVSKSTLQLPIAPIHAIFPITMSLMALAYLWRIFRPGELEDAHVPQGENVE, encoded by the coding sequence ATGATCCAGACACTCCTGAGAGGCGCCGTCGGCGTGCTAGGGCTCATCGCGCTGGGTTCCTACTGCTTTGGCATCATTGCGCGCTATGCCTTTGCCGGCCTCGCCCCGGACTGGGTCGAGGAGGTCACGGTCTTTGCCCTGCTCTGGGGCGTGCTGATCGCGGGCTTCCTGCTGGTGCTCGGCAACCGACACCTCACCGCGGGCATCGTCTCGCGCTTTCCCGCCGGGCCGCGCCGCCTGCTGCAACGCTTCGGCTTTGCGGTCGCGCTGGCATTCTGCGCCTACATGGCCTGGCAGGGGCTGGCGCTGGTCAAGCTCGACGCGCGGCTGATGGAAGTTTCCAAAAGCACCCTGCAATTGCCCATTGCACCGATCCACGCCATCTTTCCGATCACCATGAGCCTCATGGCGCTGGCCTACCTCTGGCGCATCTTCCGCCCCGGCGAACTGGAAGACGCCCATGTGCCCCAAGGGGAGAACGTCGAATGA
- the dctP gene encoding TRAP transporter substrate-binding protein DctP: MKITTLWLAMAAALAGSTLTAQEVTLKFGVPASLTTPRGVIAEKFAEAIEARSQGSVEVEIYPDSQLFPGSGEPKALASGALDLAIPNVAHVGAIEPNADIFSMPMFLGTTPEQLYAVMDGEAGAEIIARVEARLGVKVLGAGFDNGADVLFTAETLPDTLAAFEGLKIRAPGGPKHIARLKALGATPVFIKFEDLALALTQGTVDGVMTNDNGVVQGKLWELGIKHGVDLDLGWAPLMPMVSGAAWSGMNEAQQAAVSDAWAEIQPWAREYIAEEAARLNAEIEANGITMHSLSEADVAAFRDTLMELQPGIASDTGTDEGIMAAAEAALSAPSN, encoded by the coding sequence ATGAAGATCACTACACTGTGGCTCGCAATGGCAGCCGCACTCGCCGGCTCTACGCTCACCGCTCAGGAGGTCACGCTCAAGTTCGGCGTTCCCGCCTCGCTGACCACCCCGCGCGGGGTCATCGCGGAAAAGTTCGCCGAGGCCATCGAGGCCAGAAGCCAGGGCTCTGTCGAGGTCGAGATCTACCCCGACAGCCAGCTCTTTCCGGGGTCCGGCGAGCCCAAGGCCCTTGCCTCCGGCGCGCTTGATCTCGCCATCCCCAACGTGGCGCATGTTGGGGCAATCGAGCCCAACGCCGACATCTTCTCGATGCCGATGTTCCTCGGCACCACGCCTGAGCAGCTCTATGCCGTGATGGACGGTGAGGCTGGCGCCGAGATCATCGCGCGGGTTGAGGCGCGGCTTGGCGTCAAGGTGCTGGGCGCGGGCTTCGACAACGGGGCCGACGTGCTCTTCACCGCGGAGACCCTGCCCGACACGCTGGCTGCCTTCGAGGGGTTGAAGATCCGTGCCCCCGGCGGCCCCAAGCACATCGCCCGGCTGAAAGCCCTCGGTGCGACGCCGGTGTTCATCAAGTTCGAAGACCTCGCACTGGCACTGACGCAGGGCACCGTCGACGGGGTGATGACCAACGACAACGGCGTGGTGCAGGGCAAGCTCTGGGAACTGGGCATCAAGCATGGCGTCGATCTCGACCTCGGCTGGGCCCCGCTGATGCCGATGGTCTCCGGCGCGGCCTGGAGCGGCATGAACGAGGCGCAGCAGGCAGCGGTGTCCGATGCTTGGGCCGAAATTCAGCCCTGGGCGCGGGAGTACATCGCTGAAGAGGCGGCGCGGCTGAATGCCGAGATCGAGGCCAATGGCATCACCATGCACAGCCTCTCGGAGGCGGATGTGGCGGCCTTCCGCGACACCCTGATGGAGCTTCAGCCGGGTATCGCAAGCGATACCGGCACCGATGAGGGCATCATGGCGGCGGCCGAGGCAGCCCTTTCGGCCCCCTCCAACTGA
- a CDS encoding CoA-transferase produces the protein MPPPLVATAKEIAAEVADGATVAIVGAGGGLLEPDAILAAIEARFLATGHPRDLTVLHAQGIGDRDARGLNRLAHAGLVKRVIGSHWVWSPRMQALATSGQIEAYAVPGGVLSLLLRETGAGRPGLWTRVGLGTFVDPRHGGGALNARATTPLCELRTAEGEDWLFFPRLPVDVAILRGTVSDTKGNITFDREPAELDSYALALAAHNCGGRVLAQVQELSPAPILPARRVRLPAALVNRVLVVPDQPQTHARVYDPRCSGEAIDREAVEAAAPDLARAIAARRALAELPEGATACFGFGIPDAVAAEISRRGEADRYRMIIDHGVHGGRLLSGALFGVASGPEAIISATDQADFIHGGAIDVAFLGFGEIDAAGNVNASALGGNPVGPGAFMDIAQSCRKLVLCGTFEASGLKCRVEAGQLVIDQPGRFGKFVGEVAQVTWPGWWPEAAGQEVVVVTERASFALCGGRLVLRDIAPGIELQRDILSRMGFAPEVPQRPGLYPARMLATEVPLAAPPA, from the coding sequence ATGCCCCCGCCTCTGGTCGCCACAGCAAAGGAGATTGCCGCGGAGGTCGCGGACGGGGCCACCGTTGCGATCGTCGGCGCCGGGGGCGGTCTGCTCGAACCCGATGCGATCCTCGCCGCCATCGAGGCGCGGTTCCTGGCGACCGGTCACCCGCGAGATCTGACGGTGCTGCATGCCCAGGGTATTGGCGACCGGGATGCGCGGGGCCTGAACCGTCTTGCGCACGCGGGGCTTGTCAAACGGGTGATCGGCAGCCATTGGGTGTGGTCGCCGCGAATGCAGGCGCTGGCTACCTCAGGGCAGATCGAGGCCTATGCCGTGCCTGGTGGTGTGCTGTCGCTGCTTCTGCGCGAAACCGGGGCAGGGCGCCCCGGCCTCTGGACCCGCGTCGGCCTCGGCACCTTCGTCGACCCGCGCCACGGTGGCGGCGCCCTCAACGCCCGCGCCACCACGCCCCTCTGCGAACTGCGCACGGCGGAGGGCGAGGACTGGTTGTTCTTTCCACGCCTTCCGGTCGATGTGGCAATCCTGCGCGGCACGGTCTCGGACACGAAAGGCAACATTACCTTCGACCGCGAGCCCGCCGAGCTTGACAGCTACGCCCTCGCGCTTGCGGCCCACAATTGCGGCGGGCGCGTGCTGGCGCAGGTGCAGGAACTGTCGCCCGCTCCCATATTACCCGCCCGCCGCGTCCGGCTCCCGGCCGCCCTGGTAAACCGGGTGCTCGTGGTGCCGGACCAGCCCCAGACCCATGCACGCGTCTACGATCCGCGCTGCTCGGGCGAGGCCATCGATCGCGAGGCAGTTGAAGCGGCCGCGCCGGACCTTGCTCGCGCCATCGCCGCCCGGCGTGCCCTGGCCGAGCTTCCAGAAGGCGCCACCGCGTGTTTCGGCTTCGGCATCCCCGATGCGGTCGCCGCCGAGATTTCCCGGCGCGGCGAAGCCGACAGATACCGGATGATCATTGACCACGGCGTGCACGGCGGCCGCCTGTTGTCAGGGGCACTCTTCGGCGTGGCCTCTGGGCCTGAAGCCATCATCTCAGCAACCGATCAGGCCGATTTCATCCATGGCGGCGCCATTGATGTGGCCTTTCTCGGCTTCGGCGAGATCGACGCCGCCGGCAACGTCAACGCCTCCGCCCTCGGCGGCAACCCGGTGGGCCCGGGGGCCTTCATGGACATTGCCCAGAGCTGCCGCAAGCTGGTGCTCTGCGGCACCTTCGAGGCTTCGGGCCTGAAATGCCGGGTCGAGGCGGGGCAGCTCGTCATCGACCAGCCCGGACGGTTCGGAAAATTCGTCGGGGAGGTTGCGCAGGTCACCTGGCCCGGCTGGTGGCCGGAAGCGGCGGGGCAGGAGGTGGTGGTCGTCACCGAGCGCGCCAGCTTCGCCCTGTGCGGCGGCCGGCTTGTGCTGCGCGACATCGCGCCCGGCATCGAGCTCCAACGCGACATCCTGAGCCGCATGGGCTTTGCGCCTGAGGTGCCGCAGAGGCCGGGGCTCTACCCGGCGCGGATGCTGGCCACGGAGGTTCCCTTGGCCGCGCCGCCGGCCTGA
- a CDS encoding CaiB/BaiF CoA-transferase family protein produces the protein MKPLEGVRVLDFTHALSGPLCTYHLALQGADVVKVERPGNGDDLRLYTEHTGPQGFSGPFVAANAAKRSVALDLKSNEGREAVRRLAARSDVVIENFRPGVAARLGVDYDSLLEENPNLIYCAISGFGATGPMREWPAYDHIVQAMSGIMWVNGEPDQGPLKVGLPFADTISGYVAAFSIVNALFQRQRDGGPQFIDVGMLDATLMLLSQAIAVADMSGELPIRTGNRGYRLVATADTYATADGHIAIGANHQHQFEKLCEVLGIADIAGDPRFATHQARVENNDELRAVLVEFFGRQKASELEDKLASQQVPAAMVRNVIEAVGMPHSQERNLFVDTRVPGIDRALKLTGAGFRFGHDGALTEAQVPSVGEHTQEVLAEIGLA, from the coding sequence TTGAAACCGCTTGAAGGCGTCCGCGTCCTCGATTTCACCCATGCCTTGTCCGGGCCGCTCTGCACCTATCACCTCGCGCTTCAGGGCGCGGATGTGGTGAAGGTCGAGCGTCCCGGCAATGGCGACGACCTGCGGCTCTACACCGAGCACACCGGTCCACAGGGCTTCTCGGGGCCCTTCGTCGCGGCAAACGCAGCCAAGCGCTCGGTGGCGCTCGATCTCAAGTCCAACGAGGGCCGCGAGGCCGTACGGCGTCTGGCCGCGCGCTCCGATGTGGTGATCGAGAACTTCCGGCCTGGCGTGGCCGCCCGTCTCGGCGTGGACTACGACAGCCTGCTGGAGGAAAATCCCAACCTCATCTACTGCGCCATCAGCGGTTTCGGTGCCACCGGCCCGATGCGCGAATGGCCGGCCTATGACCATATCGTGCAGGCTATGTCGGGGATCATGTGGGTCAACGGCGAGCCCGATCAGGGCCCGCTTAAGGTGGGCCTGCCCTTTGCCGATACCATCAGCGGCTATGTCGCGGCCTTTTCGATCGTCAACGCTTTGTTCCAGCGCCAGCGCGACGGTGGCCCGCAGTTCATCGACGTCGGCATGCTGGATGCCACGCTGATGCTGCTCTCGCAGGCCATCGCAGTCGCCGACATGAGCGGCGAGCTCCCGATACGCACTGGCAACCGCGGTTACCGTCTGGTCGCCACCGCCGACACCTATGCCACTGCCGACGGGCACATCGCGATCGGGGCCAACCACCAGCACCAATTCGAAAAGCTCTGCGAGGTGCTGGGTATTGCCGATATCGCCGGCGATCCGCGGTTCGCCACCCATCAGGCGCGGGTGGAAAACAACGATGAGCTGCGTGCTGTGCTCGTCGAGTTTTTCGGCCGCCAGAAGGCCAGCGAACTGGAAGACAAGCTCGCCAGCCAGCAGGTGCCCGCGGCGATGGTGCGCAATGTCATCGAGGCGGTCGGAATGCCTCACAGCCAGGAGCGCAACCTCTTTGTCGACACACGGGTTCCCGGCATTGACAGGGCGCTCAAGCTCACCGGCGCAGGCTTCCGCTTCGGTCACGACGGCGCGTTGACCGAGGCGCAGGTGCCTTCGGTCGGCGAGCATACCCAGGAAGTCCTCGCCGAGATCGGCTTGGCCTGA